A genomic stretch from Thermoleophilaceae bacterium includes:
- a CDS encoding DNA translocase FtsK, with protein sequence MAKSRRKPKRRARRSSFALPRLPVLEQRHFDLIGLGLVALGAFLAFVFYLGWEGGKVGEAAADGLRELFGGVAYLVPVALFGIGAVLVLRPVLPAVRPFRSGGVCLFLALLLGLAAGSFGLGGEGTPEERAGIAGDALYWTTKTLIQDVGTHILFLFLLLTGLLLVTGASVAGIARATHESVAQTKRRMRQSTHEFAAVLSRRPQAEEPVTVAVPEDAPPEVEPVVRATHVEAPALDAERRYPDLFGDGVEAGDEPEPDFEDYDEPESEPEAELPADPEPGEAPAEIDPADLTPQGRLRGSITEADDFVYTQPRPNLLKRAKSGPKDDPAGRQRTGGQLVEALGHFGVEARLVGTVSGPHVTRYELRLSPGTKMSKVANLRDDLAYALASRDVRILAPIPGKQAVGVEVPNSVRQDVTLGDVFLDSPKGWSPLTVWLGKDIAGRAIGTDIAKQPHLLVAGTTGSGKSVCVNGMLCSILMRATPNDVRLVLVDPKQVELNHYESIPHLLTPVITSPRLAANALQNLIREMEERYSIMSLARTRNIVELNKIRTAKGQKPLPYILCVIDELADLMMVAPGEVEDSIIRLAQKSRAVGIHLLLATQRPSADIITGMIKANVPARIAFAVSSQTDSRVILDQNGAESLLGQGDMLFRPATESRPARIQGAFITEDEILKLTDHWRRQGEPELHEELLEAVERDDDGGPDDFHPDEDDLLPEAISTVVQMGTASTSMLQRRLRVGYTRAGRLIDMMERRGVISGYEGSKARQVLVAEGDLPRVLAALDEPVGAAATDDRA encoded by the coding sequence ATGGCCAAGAGCCGCCGGAAGCCCAAGCGCCGCGCGCGACGCTCGTCGTTCGCTTTGCCGCGCCTGCCCGTGCTGGAGCAGCGCCACTTCGACCTGATCGGGCTCGGGCTGGTGGCGCTCGGGGCGTTCCTCGCCTTCGTCTTCTACCTCGGCTGGGAGGGCGGCAAGGTGGGGGAGGCGGCGGCCGATGGGCTGCGCGAGCTCTTCGGCGGGGTGGCCTACCTCGTCCCCGTCGCGCTGTTCGGGATCGGGGCCGTGCTCGTGCTTCGCCCCGTGCTCCCGGCGGTGCGGCCGTTCCGCTCCGGCGGCGTGTGCCTCTTCCTCGCGCTGCTGCTCGGGCTCGCAGCCGGCTCGTTCGGCCTCGGGGGCGAGGGCACCCCCGAGGAACGGGCGGGAATCGCGGGCGACGCGCTCTACTGGACCACGAAGACGCTGATCCAGGACGTGGGCACGCACATCCTCTTCCTGTTCCTGCTGCTCACCGGCCTGCTGCTCGTGACCGGCGCCTCGGTGGCGGGCATCGCGCGCGCCACGCACGAGAGCGTGGCGCAGACCAAGCGGCGCATGCGTCAGTCCACCCACGAGTTTGCGGCAGTGCTCTCGAGGCGGCCACAGGCGGAGGAGCCCGTCACGGTGGCCGTCCCCGAAGACGCGCCCCCGGAGGTGGAGCCGGTCGTCCGGGCCACCCACGTGGAGGCACCGGCGCTGGACGCGGAGCGCCGCTATCCCGACCTGTTCGGCGACGGTGTCGAGGCCGGCGACGAGCCCGAGCCCGACTTCGAGGACTACGACGAGCCCGAGTCCGAGCCGGAGGCCGAGCTGCCCGCCGATCCCGAGCCCGGCGAGGCGCCGGCGGAGATCGACCCGGCCGACCTGACCCCGCAGGGTCGCCTGCGGGGCTCGATCACCGAGGCCGACGACTTCGTATACACGCAGCCCCGCCCCAATCTGCTCAAGCGCGCCAAGAGCGGCCCCAAGGACGACCCGGCCGGCCGCCAGCGCACGGGCGGCCAGCTCGTGGAGGCGCTCGGGCACTTCGGCGTTGAGGCGCGGCTCGTGGGCACGGTGAGCGGCCCGCACGTCACCCGTTACGAGCTGCGGCTGTCCCCCGGCACCAAGATGTCGAAGGTCGCGAACCTCAGGGACGACCTCGCCTACGCCCTGGCCTCGCGCGACGTCCGCATCCTCGCCCCGATCCCCGGCAAGCAGGCCGTGGGGGTGGAGGTGCCCAACAGCGTACGTCAGGACGTGACGCTCGGAGACGTCTTCCTCGACTCGCCCAAGGGCTGGTCGCCGCTCACGGTGTGGCTGGGCAAGGACATCGCCGGCCGGGCCATCGGCACCGACATCGCCAAGCAGCCGCACCTGCTGGTGGCCGGCACCACCGGCTCGGGCAAGTCGGTCTGCGTGAACGGGATGCTCTGCTCGATCCTCATGCGCGCCACGCCCAACGACGTCCGGCTCGTGCTGGTGGACCCCAAGCAGGTGGAGCTCAACCACTACGAGTCGATCCCGCACCTGCTCACTCCCGTCATCACCAGCCCGCGGCTGGCCGCCAACGCCCTCCAGAACCTGATCAGGGAGATGGAGGAGCGCTACTCGATCATGAGCCTCGCGCGCACGCGCAACATCGTCGAGCTCAACAAGATCCGCACGGCCAAGGGCCAGAAGCCGCTGCCCTACATCCTCTGCGTGATCGACGAGCTGGCCGACCTGATGATGGTGGCTCCGGGGGAGGTGGAGGACTCGATCATCCGGCTGGCGCAGAAGTCCCGCGCCGTGGGCATCCACCTGCTGCTGGCCACCCAGCGGCCGAGCGCGGACATCATCACCGGCATGATCAAGGCGAACGTGCCGGCGCGGATCGCCTTCGCGGTCTCGTCGCAGACCGACTCGCGCGTGATCCTCGACCAGAACGGCGCGGAGTCCCTCCTGGGCCAGGGCGACATGCTCTTCCGGCCGGCCACCGAGTCGCGTCCCGCGCGCATCCAGGGCGCGTTCATCACCGAGGACGAGATCCTCAAGCTCACCGACCACTGGCGCCGCCAGGGCGAGCCCGAGCTGCACGAGGAGCTGCTCGAGGCGGTGGAGCGCGACGACGACGGCGGTCCCGACGACTTCCACCCGGACGAGGACGACCTGCTGCCCGAGGCGATCTCGACCGTGGTGCAGATGGGCACGGCCTCCACCTCGATGCTCCAGCGCCGCCTGCGCGTGGGCTACACGCGCGCGGGCCGCCTCATCGACATGATGGAGCGGCGCGGCGTGATCTCGGGCTACGAGGGCTCGAAAGCGCGCCAGGTGCTCGTGGCCGAGGGCGATCTGCCACGCGTGCTGGCCGCGCTGGACGAGCCGGTCGGCGCCGCGGCTACGGACGACCGGGCGTAG
- a CDS encoding response regulator transcription factor yields the protein MSGKARVLVVEDDADIAEALRRSLRLEGYDVRLAGDGVAALEESSLFEPDAVVLDLGLPRLDGVEVCRRLRDDGGDVPILMLTARDGVDERVEGLDSGADDYLVKPFERQELLARLRALLRRRPPRGSGFLVVGDLRLNPDTREAFRANRAVELTQREFELLEYLMRNERLVVSRQALLDDVWGYHPFAETNTIDVFVSNLRRKLEAGGEPRVLHTVRGAGYTVRAE from the coding sequence GTGAGCGGCAAGGCACGCGTGCTGGTCGTCGAGGACGACGCGGATATCGCCGAGGCGCTGCGGCGCTCGCTTCGCCTCGAGGGCTACGACGTGCGCCTCGCCGGCGACGGCGTGGCGGCGCTCGAGGAATCGTCCCTGTTCGAGCCCGACGCCGTGGTGCTCGACCTCGGCCTGCCCCGCCTCGACGGCGTCGAGGTGTGCCGCCGGCTGCGCGACGACGGCGGCGACGTGCCCATCCTCATGCTCACCGCCCGCGACGGCGTGGACGAGCGCGTGGAGGGGCTCGACTCGGGCGCGGACGACTACCTGGTGAAGCCGTTCGAGCGCCAGGAGCTGCTGGCCCGCCTGAGGGCGCTGCTGCGGCGCCGCCCCCCGCGCGGCAGCGGCTTCCTCGTGGTGGGTGACCTGCGCCTCAACCCCGACACGCGCGAGGCCTTCCGCGCGAACCGGGCCGTGGAGCTCACCCAGCGCGAGTTCGAGCTGCTGGAGTACCTGATGCGCAACGAGCGCCTCGTGGTCTCGCGCCAGGCGCTGCTCGACGACGTGTGGGGCTACCACCCCTTCGCCGAGACCAACACGATCGACGTGTTCGTGTCGAACCTGCGGCGCAAGCTCGAGGCAGGCGGCGAGCCGCGCGTGCTCCACACGGTGCGCGGGGCCGGCTACACCGTCCGGGCGGAGTAG
- a CDS encoding helix-turn-helix domain-containing protein: MPGIGETLREARMRQKIDITDVETATKIRAKYLRALENEEFELLHGGTFVRSFLRTYAQYLGLDAHRLLEEYRSRHEPREEVELQPIAPRPQRRRDPRGGRPVPPPPRRGAVFAGLAVALIAFLLVLGLTGDEDDPGDGGEGARQADTQEPEEQPRRREPAREEDREGEEERQEEPERVRVRVSPAAPIYVCWDRGPDDEGNELPALAEARTFRGPRIRLNIGNPSATVTVDGERLDLEGAGPFGFDFRAGREPREIPSGERPCQ; this comes from the coding sequence GTGCCTGGCATAGGGGAAACGCTCAGGGAGGCGCGGATGCGCCAGAAGATCGACATCACCGATGTCGAGACGGCCACGAAGATCCGTGCCAAGTACCTGCGGGCGCTCGAGAACGAGGAGTTCGAGCTGCTGCACGGCGGCACCTTCGTGCGGTCGTTCCTGCGCACCTACGCCCAGTACCTCGGGCTCGACGCCCACCGGCTGCTCGAGGAGTACCGCTCCCGGCACGAGCCACGCGAGGAGGTGGAGCTGCAGCCGATTGCACCCCGCCCGCAGCGCCGCCGGGACCCGCGCGGCGGGCGTCCCGTGCCGCCACCGCCCCGCCGCGGCGCGGTGTTCGCCGGGCTCGCCGTGGCGCTGATCGCCTTCCTGCTCGTCCTCGGGCTCACAGGTGACGAGGACGATCCGGGCGATGGGGGCGAGGGCGCCCGCCAGGCGGACACACAGGAGCCCGAGGAGCAGCCGCGCCGGCGCGAGCCCGCGCGCGAGGAGGATCGGGAGGGCGAGGAGGAGCGGCAGGAGGAGCCCGAGCGGGTTCGCGTCCGGGTCAGCCCCGCCGCCCCGATCTACGTGTGCTGGGACCGCGGGCCCGACGACGAGGGCAACGAGCTGCCGGCGCTGGCCGAGGCGCGTACCTTCCGCGGTCCCCGGATCCGGCTGAACATCGGCAACCCGTCGGCCACCGTGACGGTGGACGGCGAGCGGCTGGACCTGGAGGGCGCGGGCCCCTTCGGCTTCGACTTCCGCGCCGGCCGGGAGCCCCGCGAGATCCCGAGCGGCGAGCGTCCCTGCCAGTGA
- a CDS encoding competence/damage-inducible protein A — protein MSARAGVVVTGTEVLTGRVRDRNGPWLSDRLLELGVELAHITICGDRPEDVQAQLRFMADQGVDLIVTSGGLGPTADDLTIEVVARFAGRPLIHDDELFGKIERILAPLMKRWKHLDPEAVLESNRKQAMVPEGAVVIDPAGTAPGLVVPPLDGSGPTVVVMPGPPRELHAMWPVAVESDPFRAAIAGRTEYEQDMLRLFGIPESEIAETLRVAEREIPELEALEITTCLRRGEVEVVVRHEPKAEEPWRALSALIAERHEHTLFSTDGSLVDDQVAALLAGRRMAVAESCTGGLMAARLTEMIGASDYMAGGVVSYSDEAKAELLGVDPALIERHGAVSPEVASAMADGALARFGADTAIAITGVAGPGGGSEQKPVGYVCWCTKRTDGGVLARDVRLPGDRAEVRDRSTTVGMHLLRRLLRGEDIPI, from the coding sequence GTGAGCGCGCGGGCGGGAGTCGTCGTCACCGGCACGGAGGTCCTCACCGGACGTGTGCGCGACCGCAACGGCCCGTGGCTGTCGGACCGGCTGCTCGAGCTCGGAGTGGAGCTCGCCCACATCACGATCTGCGGCGACCGCCCCGAGGACGTGCAGGCGCAGCTGCGCTTCATGGCGGACCAGGGCGTGGACCTGATCGTCACGAGCGGCGGTCTCGGCCCCACCGCGGACGACCTCACGATCGAGGTGGTGGCGCGCTTCGCCGGGCGCCCCCTCATCCACGACGACGAGCTGTTCGGGAAGATCGAGCGCATCCTCGCGCCGCTCATGAAGCGCTGGAAGCACCTCGACCCCGAGGCGGTGCTCGAGTCCAACCGCAAGCAGGCGATGGTCCCCGAGGGCGCCGTGGTCATCGATCCGGCCGGCACCGCGCCCGGCCTCGTGGTGCCACCGCTGGACGGTTCGGGCCCGACCGTGGTCGTCATGCCGGGGCCGCCGCGCGAGCTCCACGCCATGTGGCCCGTGGCGGTCGAGAGCGATCCGTTTCGAGCGGCGATCGCGGGGCGCACGGAGTACGAGCAGGACATGCTGCGCCTGTTCGGCATCCCCGAGTCCGAGATCGCGGAGACGCTGCGGGTGGCCGAGCGCGAGATCCCGGAGCTCGAGGCGCTCGAGATCACCACCTGCCTGCGCCGCGGCGAGGTGGAGGTGGTGGTCCGCCACGAGCCGAAGGCGGAGGAACCGTGGCGGGCGCTGTCGGCGCTGATCGCGGAGCGCCACGAGCACACGCTCTTCTCCACCGACGGATCGCTGGTGGACGACCAGGTGGCGGCGCTGCTCGCGGGCCGGCGGATGGCTGTGGCGGAGTCGTGCACCGGCGGGCTGATGGCCGCCCGGCTCACCGAGATGATCGGCGCCTCGGACTACATGGCCGGGGGAGTGGTGTCGTACTCGGACGAGGCCAAGGCGGAGCTTCTCGGCGTCGATCCCGCGCTCATCGAGCGTCACGGCGCCGTCTCACCCGAGGTGGCGTCGGCGATGGCCGACGGCGCGCTGGCGCGCTTCGGCGCCGACACGGCGATCGCGATCACCGGCGTCGCCGGCCCGGGAGGGGGCAGCGAGCAGAAGCCGGTCGGCTACGTGTGCTGGTGCACCAAGCGCACCGACGGCGGCGTGCTGGCGCGCGACGTCCGCCTGCCCGGCGACCGCGCCGAGGTGCGCGACCGTTCCACCACCGTCGGCATGCACCTGCTGCGCCGGCTGCTGCGTGGAGAAGACATCCCGATCTGA